The following coding sequences are from one Lolium rigidum isolate FL_2022 chromosome 6, APGP_CSIRO_Lrig_0.1, whole genome shotgun sequence window:
- the LOC124667645 gene encoding probable glutathione S-transferase GSTU6 — translation MAGGDDLKLLGTWASPFAIRVKLALALKGLSYEYTEEDLASKSELLLSSNPVHKKIPVLIHNGVPVCESNVIVEYVDEAFAGPSILSADPYKRAIARFWAAYVDDKLLASWATILFRGKTEEEKSEGKKALLAALDTLEGARAKCSDGKGFFGGDSVGLVDMVLGSQLSWLKATEVITGEEFFCGDKTPLLAAWMARFSELDAAKAALPDVDKVVEFAKMRQARMAATAAAASNN, via the exons ATGGCCGGCGGAGACGACCTGAAGCTGCTCGGCACATGGGCAAGCCCGTTCGCCATCAGGGTGAAGCTCGCGCTCGCCCTCAAAGGCCTGAGCTACGAGTACACCGAGGAGGATCTCGCCAGCAAGAGCGAGCTTCTTCTTAGCTCCAACCCGGTGCACAAGAAGATACCGGTGCTCATCCACAACGGCGTGCCGGTCTGCGAGTCCAACGTCATCGTGGAGTACGTCGACGAGGCGTTCGCCGGCCCGTCCATCCTCTCCGCCGATCCGTACAAACGAGCCATAGCTCGCTTCTGGGCCGCGTACGTCGACGACAAG CTTTTGGCGTCGTGGGCCACGATCTTGTTCAGGGGGAAGACGGAGGAGGAGAAATCCGAGGGGAAGAAGGCGCTGCTGGCGGCATTGGACACACTGGAGGGGGCCCGGGCGAAGTGCTCCGATGGGAAGGGGTTCTTCGGCGGGGACAGCGTCGGGCTCGTCGACATGGTGCTGGGGAGCCAGCTCTCGTGGCTGAAGGCGACGGAGGTGATCACCGGAGAGGAATTCTTTTGCGGCGACAAGACCCCACTCCTTGCCGCGTGGATGGCGCGCTTTAGCGAGCTCGACGCTGCGAAGGCGGCCTTGCCGGACGTGGATAAGGTGGTTGAGTTTGCCAAGATGAGGCAGGCGCGGATGGCTGCCACTGCAGCTGCTGCGTCAAACAACTAA